The bacterium genomic sequence GGGGTGCATTACGTACCGAGAAATGATATTCAAGCGCTTCGAGCGAAGTTTAACAAGAATACGGCCGCGATTTTTATTGAACCTCTCCAAGGGGAAAGCGGAATTCATGTTGTTACGCCGGAATATCTACAGGAAGCGCGGCGGTTGTGTGATGAGTTCGGAGCTTTATTAGTCTGTGATGAAGTGCAGTGTGGGATGGGGCGCACAGGGAAATGGTTTGGCTTTGAGCATAGCGGTGTTGTGCCCGACCTAATCACAATGGCAAAGGGATTAGGCGGTGGTGTCCCCATTGCGGCGGTTCTTGCCGGTAGATTATGTGCCGATACTTTAGTGCCCGGCGATCATGGTTCGACTTTTGCCGGAAACCCGTTAAATGCTACCGCTGCGTTAACAGTTCTTGATATAATTGAAAGTGAAAATCTAA encodes the following:
- a CDS encoding aminotransferase class III-fold pyridoxal phosphate-dependent enzyme — encoded protein: GVHYVPRNDIQALRAKFNKNTAAIFIEPLQGESGIHVVTPEYLQEARRLCDEFGALLVCDEVQCGMGRTGKWFGFEHSGVVPDLITMAKGLGGGVPIAAVLAGRLCADTLVPGDHGSTFAGNPLNATAALTVLDIIESENLIVNSQKTGEHLLIKLNELVDQGLPIVEVRGFGLMVAAELSKPIAKQVVKGCLAKGLILNATGDTSIRILPALTITPEEIDEGLGILAEVLKEIN